In Hyperolius riggenbachi isolate aHypRig1 chromosome 1, aHypRig1.pri, whole genome shotgun sequence, the genomic window GCGCTTGGAAAAGTTATTCAAAAATAGCCCTAGAAATCGATCAGAGCTTGCAATAatgctggtgatttataatgtgaactaggcctaagtgaacttctctcctttttatctgttttcaggtgtgatttttaaattgtcCACACCTGTTACTTGCCCCTGGTGAGTTTAAAGGCGGTGCAtgcttgaaacaatcttatttatACACAATTTTGAAAGGGCGCCAAtcattttgtccagcccatttttggagttttgtgtgataTTATGtacaatttgctttttttcctccctttttttgtattgttccaatacacaaaaaaaggaaataaacatgtgtataacaaaacatgtgttactgcatttttttgtgagaaatacttgattttctggaaaaaaaaatctgaggtgccAACAATTCCGGCCATGACTGTAATAATTTGGGAATAGTATGCcatcagtggcgtaacaataggggatgcagaggttgcaaccgtaccagggcccctggaccagaaaaGGCCCACCAGGGGTTCTCCTTCATTCAACTTATTAGCTTTTGAttagtgctatgctggtaatgaacacctctatatgtgcattgcatagcggTAATCCTTAATTAACTTTTTTCTaaatacatctctctgacactgcagctgtccttggtaggttttagggctccatatcaatagagtgcttgtggCCCCATGTAACACTCACACCAGGGCCCCTAGCTGCTTAGTTACGCCACtatatgcatgcgcagaagaccccgactgacgcgACTTAGCCCGTTACTAGGGCTGATTGCTGCTGAACGAAGGCAcatgggaggatggtgagggactcagcggtgcttgtggggctggaagaagccccaggtaagtattaaatatttattttatagcgtctctggtttactttaaatagtGTGTACCATTTGTTTTTAAAAGTTGCATCTTCATGTATTATTAATGttatttagtaattatatagcactgacatattccgcaaggctgtacagagtatattgttttgtcacttacctgtccctcagaggggctcgcaatctaatccctactatagtcatatgtctatgcatgtatcatgtCTGTATCGTAGTCCAGGGGCAATTTTTTAGggtgaagccagttaacttatctgtgtgttctTAGAATCTGGGAGAAAACtaaagtgcctggaggaaacccacgcaaacataggggggaacatacaaactttgtgcagatagtgctctagctgggattcaaactggggacccagtgctgcaaggcaagagttctaACCACAACGCTACCgtactggccacacatgttactaAATCATATGTAAAGCTTTTTATACATTTAGGTCATGCAtcttaaagccccgtctacacggggagaggttgtagcgatccggcggctcgattagccgccggatcgcctcttccgcgtgcccgccgcgtccccgctcgccgcgcgtgcgccgcattcgattccccgctcgtgcccgctcgtccccgccggcgccgcttatctcccgcacgattccctgccattgttccctcacggggatcgagcagggaatcggcggtgcggagatccgtcctgtcggatcttatcaatcgagccacatcagcggctcgattgataaggagcatcgcggccgcatctacgcgtgtagatgcggctttagatttCCCCACATTTATCTAAAGAGATTGATgctcagttgtctggcagccctgctgatttggctgcagtagtgtctgaatcacaccagaaacaagcatgcagctaatcctgtcagatttaacaataatgtcagaaacatctgatcgacatgcttgttcagggtctatggctaaaagtattacaggcagagaatcagcagtgtagccaggcaactggtattgcttaaaaggtaataaatatggcagtctccatatccctctcacttcacttgtcctaTTAAGGCCGGATTCACACTGTAGCATATTAAAAACTGATTTGCTTTTTAGTTTGAacgaatgagaatcctccctggggaGGGACGATTCTCATTGGTCTATTTCTAGCCAATTGCagcctgaggcccctttcacactgggatgatttaattgcattgcgttacccttttttaccgcagagtaacactaaagcaatgaaagtctattggaCATTTCATACCTGATTCAATGCGCTGGAAGCATCGCATACGACGTGAAAGCATCAGCGCATTACGGGGCAACATGCGTGGTGACATGCggtgaccagaagtcatgtaagtcaatggtgccacaaatattttaaattgttttgtgtGCGTGATAAATTGTTTTGTGTGAGCATGCATGAAAGAGTAATTTTCTATACACTTCTTTGCAGTTCAGATTTCCGCCACAGGATGTgagtgctagagagcctcacttatatTTTGGCTTGCTGCCATAAACTACATTACCACACATTGCCGCGGGGAATCTGGGGATCTCCGAAGCCTATTTTAAGCGTTGATCACACAGCCACCAAAACACTGGTTGTGGTTTGAAACCGGCCTAAAGCTTTTGATGGGGCTCTGGGATTGGTATACCGGTGTGTCTAGTGTGCATGGACCCCAATAGAGCAGAGAAGAACTGTAATGGATGGTGGCTGGTGAGTATTTTGCAAAATATGTGTTGAGAAGCCTAGTCAGGTTGGACACCGTCTGTTCTCATAGGCTAGCATTGATTCCATAGGGTTCAGCTGCTATCTGCTTCGTCTGGCTGATCCAGAAAAGTAGAAAGGGACCCAAACTTGCGTTTCCCTCACCGGGATGGAACGAATGGATCCGTTCTACACTCACTAATGTGACCGGATCCTATTGCCTTGCATAAGATCAGTTTGGGTTCATAACATTTTGTTCCGCTAAACTGAATGTTTCCAttgccagtgtgaacccagcctaagcaGTAATAATGGACACATCTGACAGGTTCCATTACTAATTTGAGACTCTTTCTAATGTATGCCAAAATGAAGAATCTTAGCAAAGGCTCCTTCAACACAAtctagcaagccctcaaaacccacctctttaaagcagtaggattagccatactatgccagggaaaaaaacacatatataagtagataaatacttgatctacttacataacgtattgtactgtacatgttttgatttcagtgaattttatatagtaaatgaagagaattctgttcctggtgggaaccatgtcttttgcccacagctgaggccaaatactgatgtcattctgccctttacttttttcttttctcctccaattgctgagtcacctcagccttgcttgtaaacacaagtgagcagaggataaggtttcagataagcagctaggcaggaaaataaagggaagaagaggaatatattatagataaaaagaacccccagcatgcaactgtttggcactgactactaaagggccaatgctccttaaagaggaactgtaacgacaaaacggcccctggggggtactcacctcgggtgggggaagcctcaggatcctaatgaggcttcccacgccgtcctgcgtccctcgggtgtctcgctgtagccctccgtacagcggtgacgcaatatttaccttcctggctcctgcgcaggcgctctgatggctgtcggctccgaagtaggcggaaatacccgatcgccgtcgggtctgctctactgcgcaggcgcaagtttccggcgcctgcgcagtagagcggacccgacggagatcgggtatttccgtctatttccgtgccgaaagtcgccacagcgcccccgctggagccagcaaaggtaaatattgaactgacagtcggcacagtcgccggctgttcggagggctgcggcgagacccccgtgggacagaggacggcgtgggaagcctcattaggatcccgaggcttcccccacctgaggtgagtaccccccaggggatgtttttcatgttacagagtctctttaaaggggaactgaagagagaggtatatggaggctgtcatgtttatttccttttaatcaataccagttgcctggcagccctgctggtctatttctctgcagtagtatctgattaaaagcagaaacaagcatgcagctagtcttgtcagaccagacttataagtctgaaccactgaaacacctgatctgctgcatgcttgttcaggggctatggctaatagtattagaggcagaggatcagcagggctgccaggcaactggtattgtctaaaaggaaataaacatgacagcctccatatacctctctcttcagttcccctttaagtatgcgataactccaaatcataacagcagaaaaacttttgaaagttttgaatgcaggattagcatctttatcacttaatacattcagaccagttgctgttgaaatttgatttttatggtgacaattccactttaaagaaaacctgaactgaaaattaaaagtcaaaataagcatacacaagtcatacttaccttccatgtagtctactcctcagtgtctttctcctgtcccgcgtcctatttgttcactatgatcaagggaattttccgtcctccattttggaaatggccattaccccataacagctttctggtcagcacaaagttactgtaacattgcccacttgagccatagggaaacatgaacattacctggtacatcagttttcctctcagctataactgccagcaactgatattttactaatagcaactgatatatttcagatctgacaaaatattgtcagaactggaagggatcattgtcagaagacaatggtgagcttctgagaggaactgatggcaaggtaactatgcaatgttcatttgaagttacctcatgtgtttattttaaatatttttactcagtacaggttctctttaagatagccTACCCACCCCTTACCACAAAAAAACTCTCTACCAATTATTTATTCTTCAGCCGTACCTATTGTGTCCACCTCCCCTCCCCTTTGGCAGGgtgctcccttccctagtgttttctacatgattgtgttctCCTTTCATATGATTGCCTCATACCTGTATTACGGGGCCTACCTAACCAACCcaaattgcatgatcatgtattttgtaccactTGCCTTGCAcagctttgttctatgttgtataaccttgttacgtctgtcatcctttgtatcattgtttGTATTTATTGTCTATGTTTGTATTTATTGACCATTTATTGTCATATGTTGGCTCTttacaaatacagtaaataataatagCAAAGTGTTTTGAATACAATGCTAGAATTGCTTTTTCAGTAAAACCACTACAACCAAAGAGGTTAAACACACTTTCTAAATACCCCCTGGTGGATTCTGCTGAACATCCTCTCTGCATCCAAAGTGACAAGCAGAGAAGGTATTTGAGTAATTTCTGTAAATCTTACTTATCAGCCTTTGAGGGCCATCTGGGGCTTATCAGCCTTTCTTAAAATCCACTTGATATGGtgcaattaaagggactccgaggagtgcccgaatttaaaagaatacacttacctagggctgcttccagctcaccgtaggtggCGAGGTCCCGCGGCGTCCTCCTGGGTCTACTCGTTCAGCCTCCGCCGACCCCCGGTTATTCGCGTCAGCCAGCGACACCGGGCCTGGTGtcaggccggctcttcctgggtaTTGATgcaatgcgtcatcacgccggccgccttgtgtcatcacgccggccggcgtgacaggtctgcgcatgcgcagaaaacacgcacatgtccagcgctgcgtaatatgttggcgctttataaatacaataaataataataatgcgcagacctgtcactccggccgccgtgatgaagcgggacctcgccgcctactgTGTACTGTGAGcttgaagaagcctcaggtaagtgtattcttttaaattcgggcactcctcggagtccctttaagttcatATATACTGTTACTAGTCATTAGGGAAGTGTGTTTGTCATTATATTTTTatgtctaatggtgcccatacatcagacgatgtatcTGCAGATCGACTAAACGACAGATTAAATCTGATTGGAAATAGACCTGTGGCGTACTCTTATACCACAGGCGAATTCCCGATTGATTCcagcatgacgtcacacacacacacgtatacgccAACAACCTCATCAGGCGTGTGTATCGGAGGCAGTGTGGAGATGGAGCCAGCAGTGGACACCGGAAAGGTAAAGTATAATTGCATAGGGCACATTGTACATTAGAGGAGACAGTGACAGGGGTTTAGTTGTGTTTGCcgctcatcccgatatcgcatgccgcacacccgatcaagcatctacatcttgcagcatgtctgatcgatacatgcaaccaattctgGCTCCAAATTGATTGCATTGTCGATAAGACATGTGTTTGGCGGCTCCGTTTTTcatctgattataataatcgaatcaggTGGTCGATcggctgttaaagaggaactccagtgaaaataatgtaatagaaaaagtgcttaattttttacaataattatgtataaatgatttagtcagtgtttgcccattgtaaaatcttttaaatccctgatttacattctgacatttatcacatgtagAGATGTGATTGAACAGTTCCCCCGCGAATCTCTATGTTGgccgtactacttccgggtcactatgacccgtagtagtacggctgcgctgggccggcgctgcgcgtctttgatcgcatgcctgttgccgggcactctctgcgcaagaGCGTGACGTTACTCATGATGCACACCGCCGGCCCagtgcagccgtactactacgggtcatagcgacctggaagtagtacagggtgaagggttcgctggcgaatggttcgggaaccgttcgccaacatctctaatcacatggtgacatttttactgctggtaggtgatatacctgctgcttgcttttttggcagttggaaacagctgtaaacagctatttcccacaatgcaacaaagttcacagacaggaaactgccaggagtacgtactgagagtttcttgtgggaggggtttcaccacaatatcagccatacagagccccctgatgatccgttcgtgaaaaggaatagatttcccatgtaaaagggggtatcagctactgattgggatgaagtataATTCTTGGtcaaggtttctctttaagtctcctGATGTATAACCACCTTATCTCATAAAATGTCTCAGTATACTCAGTCAGATCTTTCCCTGGCTTTGAAATGATGGTTGTTAGTACTTCATACAGTGTAGGAAGTGTAGGAAGCACTGTGACATCTGTGACACTGTACCCACCGTGCACGGCCAGTTGAGGGCTGTAAGGCGCTCATGGTAGTGACTTGAGTAGATGATGAGGAAGATGAGGATGATGAGAAGCTCAATCAGTGGGGCTGCCAAGTAGGACGATATGGATGCAGCAAAACAGATAAATATCACAAAGCAGAGGACCTGTACAGAAAATAGTATAGATTACATTGCAAACAATGATATTAGTAAGCGCCAAACTTATCAACAAATTACTCCTTTCACCTTAAAGCacagctgaagtgagatggaAATTGCGGAAAGCTCCTTATATTTACAATTCATGAGTAAAACAAACCAGagctaaatgggatacagttaaaGGGTTTCTAAACTTTTGTAAAGGGAAAGAAAATCctccagatatactgtatattacagtTAAGCAAACATAGCACACTCCTAAGCGAAGTACACACATGAGCAAGATTATTGATAGGAAACGATCCCTTGTGCGGCAAACTGGGCGATGCTGTACAGAGCCATcactagccttcaggctagtgatgcattctgTAGCTATGGATGGGGGTGGAGGGACAACGATCAAATGACATGGAAGGGGGCGGAGGGACGACGATCAGACAACATGTTGGATCCTTAAGAGATATCGTTCGTGTGCTGTACACACATTAGAAAGGCGAGCAATTGTTGGCCGAAGAGGTCATTATTGCTGTTAAGGATgacttttatctaatgtgtgtgtgtacttttaGCTGTGTTTTATGTAAAGACTGACATGGCAGGcaattgctgggaatacacgggtaatTTTTTGAGCCAgacagatggctcgatagataacttccgacatgtccaatctctcgctcgaTCATTTCGCCACTCGACttgtgatagcagtgaatggaaaaagataagaaaaacgagcgatagataagagaatcgactgcagcatcaagcggcgaaacgatcgaacgggagaatcgagtggcaaaaacgagccgtgtatgcccagcacaggggcaaacccaggattttcaagggggggattcctgaaatgtctccctcagccacgcacaatacagtattataatatgctaggacatcatgctgggtacacataatgcaatttaacgtccgactgacaggatttgacaattatttcctaaatgtctgatcgccgcctcttcccgcccctctcagtcttctttcactgagaggggcgggggagaggtggagatacgcgctgattgacgtgcatggaggcagagctgcagcctgggcagcaaaatgcacgaccaagaaagtcatggattttgcacaggggatttggggggtaaaaaatcctcgttctgctgcgggatAGCTGTGTTTttacaggggcaaacatgcctaacagaaataaaaggtaaaaagacgTTTTTTAAgtggcttcagtctctttaagttccccagagctgctccatgctctgtacacacgctgctgctccatgatctgtacacacgtcactgctcaggggcgtagcaatagggggtgcagaggttgcgacggcatcagggcccttgggccctccctcaactacagtattagctctctattggtcctgtgctcataataatcgcttctatagatactttgaattgtggtaatcattaactaactgtttcccgtccccttcttgcacctctgacactgtagctgccattggcaggttttggtgcacgtatcaactgttatgtatagagtgcttgggggggcccaatgtaaaacttgcatcggggcccacagctccttagctatgccactgctgctgctctatgctctgtacacatgcagcTGCTCCATCCAAACTGTAGGAGGGAAAGAAAGgtggcggtgctgtgagctgcacgatacctggtgtctcaacttgtgcctgtccccagacactagtgatgggaattccggctcttctctgagaatcggctcttctgaatcggctctcattaaagagccggctcttacgctcTGAATCGGCACCCTATTAAATCTCAATAGACAccgctcagaatcggagtaaaagccccgcccccgtctccatgacaacttcagactgcttctctgacttggGCAATCCCtcttgctactgctctgctccgccccatacactcgtacaagctgcaactacaggactacatctcccagcatgcctcagcgccctttattacacagcaaagcagagctgtgtggggcggctgaggcatcggctctttcaaaactgagaaccggctcttgtcgttcacagcaaagagccggctcttagagccggctcgttcgcgaacgacccatcactaccagacactgcaccggccctggtctgagggggattcagggcagctgtaaccccccctgcgtttgcctatgcagcATGAGCCCCTGAAAGTAAGTGACTACTGATAGTTTAATTCACAAAGGactgttcaataaaaaaaaatcatgttggtAAATCATGTTGCTTCAATtcactggtggtggcagctctgTTGCATAGCTTTAATTgggaaaaataaactgatgagctgAGGTCCAGCCCAGAAACCTCATGATCTCATTGTGAATTCTGACACACGGTGAGACGCTATACACACTTACTTACCAGCTCCGCCAGCAGTAACTTCCCTTTCAGCGAGCAGAGAAATTCCTTATCCAGAGAGAAGCCTCCACTGGAGCCCTCGGCTCCCTCCCGTTCACTCATCCCCAGGCTGGGGCCACACGGGCAGGGATAAGAAGCGACAGATAAATCAAGAAGAGAAAAGAAACCAATAGAACCACAGGCAAAAGTTCAGAATGGCAAAGTATAGAGATAAGTACAAGTATAAGGGATAAAATAGTTTATTATTTGCTGTTAGTCTGCAGGATGCAAGAAGATGGGGGGAGG contains:
- the CMTM5 gene encoding CKLF-like MARVEL transmembrane domain-containing protein 5 isoform X3 translates to MRADSEEPILREEPEFPSLVSGDRHKLRHQVLCFVIFICFAASISSYLAAPLIELLIILIFLIIYSSHYHERLTALNWPCTDFLRCVSAALIFLVVSIVAAARSSGEGGAITAASGIRRGTCSKLIVEQKSWMDFHLLASGRLQATWREYQ
- the CMTM5 gene encoding CKLF-like MARVEL transmembrane domain-containing protein 5 isoform X2, which gives rise to MSEREGAEGSSGGFSLDKEFLCSLKGKLLLAELVLCFVIFICFAASISSYLAAPLIELLIILIFLIIYSSHYHERLTALNWPCTDFLRCVSAALIFLVVSIVAAARSSGEGGAITAALFGFLLVGVFSYDAYTIYKTEIIDRAAEGREGDV
- the CMTM5 gene encoding CKLF-like MARVEL transmembrane domain-containing protein 5 isoform X1, which translates into the protein MSEREGAEGSSGGFSLDKEFLCSLKGKLLLAELVLCFVIFICFAASISSYLAAPLIELLIILIFLIIYSSHYHERLTALNWPCTDFLRCVSAALIFLVVSIVAAARSSGEGGAITAASGIRRGTCSKLIVEQKSWMDFHLLASGRLQATWREYQ